atggtggcggtggtagtgataacagtagtagtagtagtagtagtagtagtagtagtagtagtatgggcaGCAACAACAGGAGTGAAAATGGCAGTAGACTGCAGCCATTAAAGCAAAATATCTGGTCAGCAGTTAAGGAAACAAGAGACCCAACACTACTTACACCTCTACCGCCGACCCTTCTACTAGTTACtgcgggtagtagtagtagtagtagtagtagtagttgtggtgggggtgatgtggtggtggtagtagtagtagtagtggtagtagtagtagtagtagtagtagtagtagtagtagtagtagtagtagtcgtagtagtagtagtagtagtagtggtagtcgtaaTTGTGGAAGCAGAAGTAAATATCATGTAGCAATTATTACTAACACTACTAATCCTCAACAGCTGCAGTATTAACCGTTAAACTCCTAACAGCCTCTGAAGTCACCCAGAAGATTTCGACCCCCGCGCCGCCCCCTTCCTGTGAGCTGCTCTCCTCAGCTCCTTCAGCTCTCCTCAAagcaacggcggcggcggcgcgggagGTGCTGGCCGCCCAGTGTCTCCTAATGCGTGTGTTTTTCTCATTTCAGTCTCAATCGCAGGAGCCGCCGCCGGTGTCCGTCAATCATAGGTACGGGTCACAGAAGATGTCAATGACCCAGTAAGTATCCCTGATTTTATGTCTTAATTAcaagttattgttttttttttaatatttttcccccTCTGACTTTTTTCTAATTTATCAGTTAATTGTCGATAATACAGTGGTCTCATGACGAGCTCGTGTGGTTACGGAATTACGATACATAGATTTGTAAGAGAGACCAGGCTATGAGAACCTCCGTTTTCCCCCAGAGAAGGATTGATAACAGTATTATTAAACATGTTAAGGAATATCTTTGTAGTACAGAAGAATAACcagggtgatggaggtggtgcgtgagtagtaaggtttgtaatattatgTGACagtcgaaaaggaaaaaaaaatggattaaaaaATGATGATTCAAATTAAACAAATGCAAAATATAAGAGTTTTGAGAACTGTTGGTGATGCTGGGGGGGAATACAACGGAGACACGCAGACTGTAGCTAAATATGGTAGCGGCTTGGTTAACGGGGAACGGAAATGGTGGATGCGAGACAGGAAGAAGTTTCTAAGACAGCCCCTGACCCAGAGCCGCACCTATGGATGACACTGTGTTAGAGAGTGCTGTGGTAATACTAGTGTCGGGCTCTGAAGTCACGTTACAGAATAGCGTAAATGTTAAATTTTACCCATTGCACAAGAGAATGATTTAtgtttcacttctcttccccttcgcctCGTCCCCCCCAAAGAAAGCCACACCCTCCTATTCCCCTCCCAAAGCACTTCCACACGTACATTTCTCTACCCTCCACTGTCCCACTCCATCGCCTCTTCACTCGTCCCCTCCCgtgccgccccccctccccctcggaATGTCCCTGTTAGTCATGTTCAAACTCTCAACCAGACTCTTAGCAAAAAATGGAGTGTCGATAACGATGATTATTATGATTTACATATAGAGGTTTGTTTATTTTAATCTTCATTGCTTGAATTCAGGAGTAAGATCTCTGTCGTCCTTGTATAAATATAGTCTTAGCAACCGTACGATCATTTATCATTTAtaattcccgggtggagtggaaaaatctgggcggcttttccgataccctacgcccctgtccacccagcagtgaatgggtaccaggtattaaacgggggttgtgtcccgtctcctggcatatgttcccttctataattccttcccctcctgtctctctccggcatatgaccacagatgttgcgccgactaaacgaaactttccaactgtatCATTTATATAATAACGATTGTGGAGTTTGTATTCATCTGATTTTTGCTTTTATTATTTATCTCTCATGAAAATACCGTAACGATGCTAACTCTTCTCCTCCCTGCCCCCTCCAGTGCCTTGAAAGAATCCGGATACGAAAGCGACAGCACCCTAGTGTTCAAGAAGCGAGAGGACGCCCGCCGCCTCGCCCCCGACCCCCGCAAGACCAGCCAGGTGTACCGCCAGgtgagactcctcctcctcctccgacttctcctcctcctcctcctcctcctcctcctcctcggacttctcttccactaccaccactagaGGCACGTCTTGTAAACACATCAGACACACGTTGTCACTCTCTATAATGCCACACCTGAGAACAAAAGGGAATGTGTAATCGAGTCACAACACTTGGTCTCCTCCTGTCGCTGCCTCGCTTTCCcctgccctttctcccttcccttgccctcctcccttcccccaatgCATGCCGTACACAATACCTCGCCTCCCCGTGCCGATCCTCTTTCTGTCTAGCCTCCCCTTACCTCGCTTTCAGTGCAGGGGTTTAAAGGTTCAAGGACAGGCGTATGTACAACTGTCTTTGTTCACGCACGCCTTCGGGTCTTCGGTGTGCTATGGAGTCAGTGAACGGAAAGAGCAGCCTTGAAACTCTACCAAGAGACTCATACAGTGCGCTCGGAACAAAGAAATGTCATGCACTTCTTTGACATTGCTATTGTAAAGGTCATGTTGTGTCCGTAGAGTTGCCAACCCTTGATATTAGCGTTCTGCATGtgctatttttctcccttttggaAACTCTTTTAGTAGTTGATCTTGTTCATTGTAAACTGGAAATCATTATGAGTTACATCTAAATCACAGTGCTGGAAGTCAGTCTTTAGTAACCTGTGGATATTAGCGAATCCTATAATTTTATCATTGATTTTTTAGgtgcccagtgtgtgtgtgtgtgtgtgtgtgtgtgtgtgtgtgtgtggaggggggggggggggggattgctgtctgcatgagagagagagagagagagagagagagagagagagagagagagagagcgagagcgagagcgagagcgagagaaaatTAAACTTATCAATACCCACTTCCCTTCAGATCCAGCGAGGAGGCGACATTCCCATCACTGGCCTGCAGAAGCCCAACCCCCCGAAGCCCAAAGGTaacgtttcttcctccctctactttccccttcactccctcccccccaaaagaaagccacaccctcctcctcccgtcccaaAGCTCTTACATATACAAACATTTATCTTCCCTCCATTGGCCCACTCCCTTGCCCCCTCCCGTGCCCCTCCCCTCTAGCGtttccaaattatcgtactcatcgcattgcattttcggagtttctgaccaataacgaatgcaaaaacaaacaaacaaacatcaagaaataggagctttaacgctaacttcaattttctatcgttatttgtgtaggtacgagagtttgaggcttaaaagtaagaaagacgatgtggtgaatacgataatctggcaacgctgctccccTCCCGTGCCCCTTCTCCTCCCGTGCCCCCCCAGAATGTCCCTGTTAGTCACGAGTCCTCCTgtgccccttcccctcccgtgCCCCTCCCATCCCGTGCCCCCTCCCATCCCGTGCCCCCCCCTTTTTTGCCCTCCCCCCGAATGTCCCTGTTAGTCACGAGTCCTCCTGTGTCCTCCTCAAGGGTATGCCGAGTCACTCTTGAGTCAGTGGTCCTCAGCCCTCATGCCCTTCATAGATAAAGAGTCACAGGAAGGACGTCTGAAAAGTTTGTCtcggttttctttctttgttgttgtttttttgttgtgttttagtggtcatgttattttttctttttgttcaagTTAATCACTTTGTTTGGAGTGTATTATTAGAGTTTGGttaactttttttgtttgtttgttttctttttgcttaGCTTTTTTCTCTCACACTAAATTCACTAATTGATTTGATGATAAAACTTGTGTTATGAACTGTTTTAATCCTAACTTATGATTTTAAGCACTTTTGTTTTTAcccaccactaccctcaccacctccaccctcaccaccaccaccaccaccaccaccaccaccaccctcaccaccaccaccctcaccacctccaccctcaccaccaccaccaccctcaccaccacctccaccctcaccaccaccaccaccaccaccaccaccaccctcacctaagtcaccaccaccacaaccaccaccaccctcactaccttaagtcaccaccaccaccaccaccaccaccgcctgttTCCCTCCTTGTTTGCCTCGAGGATCTTCTTGCGGCTTTTTTTTCTGGCTCGAGAGTTTGTTCCCTGCGCGACCACGTCCTGCAGAGGAGTTCTTTGAAGTCTTGGTGGTGGAGTTCTGCTCACACCTTTTTTAGTGTCCTTGATGCCCTCCggcgcttttcctctctccacgAGCACCTGCCTGAATGCTGTtaagttatctttttttttagctGACAGGCACGAACTCTTCAGTGATGAGTATTTTTGGCCACTGCTACTTCGcttgtatttttatattaatttgtCACCGCCGCTGTCTGGCCTCACTTGTCCTCCGCACGCCTGGCTGTTTCCTGTAAAACACCGGCTGCCACACTGCCCCAGCAATCCACCACCACTGTttccaccccacacaccacaaCTCGCACCACCTCCTATCCCTTCACTATATAGAAATTCCACTTTCTAATTATACATTTCACTTGTGATCAATCTTAAATTATAATAATTCTTCCTGGTTATTCACTACCCTTTGAATAATATATTCAATCCTTTCTTGCACCTTTAATCAGCACAAATTCACTGACTTCATTTGAGTCTTCCCTGTCCTTTGAAAATCATATAGTTATTGTATAAGATACTTGTTCAGTCTGTCAAAGCCACCCTCTTCCATTCACTGTGTTATCTCAGTTTACTCACTTCAGGGTCACATGAAATTGATCGCTTAGAGTGAACATACAACCGCTCAAAGCATTATTGCTTAATTAAGACTATCGACATGACCTTCACACCCTATAAAACTTGACTTTATTTCTACAATTTCTGAACGCCGCAAATTTGTATTTCTCCTacaccctccaccttcccccaCCCAAAATGGCGACCAACTTCGTAGCATCTTTTCCTGCCATCCTTGCACCGGCTTTTCTCCCTCTGCTCCCGCACCCTTTCAAGAGCATGCAAGCGTCGATTCAGCGCAGGAAGCCGCTCAGCTGAGGCGTTGTAAATACACTCAAGCGCCACCCGAAGCTGCCATTGAAGCACAGGTAGACAGAACGTATGCGTGCACAAAGATGCACTCGTaaaaagtaagcaagttgaaGAGAATGCACGCCAAGATTGCCTGTAGAAGCACAAAGTCACTTCGTTGGAATTTTTGTATGTAGAGTTGATTATTTCGCCTGAGGAATGCCCCCACGAGCACTGCCTCTGCTCCCGTGCCGCCGCTTGCCCCCGAGGCACGAGCACAGACGCCAAAGTAGAACAACGCACAGGAGAAGCACGTAAAGCTGTAGACGACCCTCACGAGGCTCCCAATGCACCTAAAACTGAATTGCGAAAAGCTGCATAGTTTTATGACGTCACTCTTGCAGAGGAATACTACGTGGTGTACTCAGACCTCGACCTCGGCCTGCACCACCCATCCCTCTCCGATTTGCTCCTGCCCTACACCTACATCCAAGCCATGCCGCCCCCCTCCAAGCCTCCTGTGCCCACGTTTGGCGACAGGAAGAGGTCAGCTCCCTCCAGGGTTGTCATGGCCCCGTCTCCTCCGCGCCGCATCTCCTCCAAGTGGCACCCGTCCCTCTTGAAGCCCTTGATGAAAGACCGTCCGCCTGTGCCCTCCGCTCGGTCCACCTCAGCGGAACGTGTCAGGGAGACTCGCGCCTTGTATTCCACGTGGCACCGCGAAAAGGTAGCGCGCTCTCGAGAAAAGCTCGGGACCTCACCGACCAAGACCACTTCACTGGGCCGGTCACTCTCAGCAGCGAAACAAACACAGGAAGTGCGAGAAAATTTCTTGAAGACCCGCCGCACCGTCTCCGAGTCTCGCTTCACCATCGAGGATCGGGAAAACTCACCTCCTCGTAGAACGTCTGCGCCCGCCAAAGCCAAGACTCCGTTGAGGCACTACGAGAGTCGGGACAAACTGCATCGTAAATCCTCCCAGAGGGATCTACATGTCGAAAGGGGCCTTCCGGGCAGACAGCAGGATCATGTGGCCTCGCCTGCGCCAGGTCATAGCAGGTCCCTGAGCGCTGATGCCTCAAGGAAGTGGTCCAGCGGTTCGGCGGACAGTGGCCGCAACGTAATGCGTCACACAGTCAGCAGCATGAACAAAATCAAACGAACGTCACTTCAGCAGAACCACATCGAAGGGCCATGTCAGCCGTCCCGCAGCAGCAGCACTGACAGCACATGCAGACGACGACCCAGCACCTGCCTGTCCCCCGAGCCCCAGCCACCAATGCGGAAGACTGGCGTCAGCCGAAAGGACAGTCGTTCCCGAGGGTCTCCGTATTCTGACGTTTCCCTGGAAGCATCAGATGACAAGAAACTGAAGCAGAGCGAGAGTTTTGACACCACTCAAAGCAACGAAACTGGTTACTCCAGTATGATTGATCTTTCTCCCTCGCCAACACCAGACAGGAAACTACCAGTTGAAGATCGTGAAAAGCGGCCGAGAAAACGGTCAGAGCCTCCGCCTCCCCGAGCACAATCTTCTCCTGTCCGTCGTTCACGTTTTTCTACATGTTTTGTGGAGCAGCGGAACAAGTGGGAAGCCATAACTCGCGGAGACGCCGAAAGCGGCCGTCTGTCTCGCAGCACCTCACGCAGCACCTCGCCTCTCCGCTCCCTGCAGTTGGTGCGTCAAGTGAGCAGCAGCTTCAAAGACATCCCAGCAGAGGTCTCAATTTCCAGCCCTGGTCCGCGGCGCAGCAGATCACTGGAcatcctcaccccctcaccccactcCCACCCTCACCGCTATCGCCAGTATATTATCGAGCTCAGAAACGCAGCACCGAGGAACGCACGGATCTCACAACTCAGACGACTATTTACATCCCTCGAGCGCGTCCACCGCCTCGAACGGTCTGTGAGTAGTGTGGAACTGTCCGCCGCTGAGAGCAGATCTCATGCTATAATAGACTTCGAGACGTGGAAGGGACtgcgggagaaagaaaggaaagcccTTGAATATAATGTACTATTAAAAGAACTTGACGTCGCCCAGAAGGAGAAAGAGTTCCTCTACAAAGTAACCCCGGAGAAAAAGTGGTCGGGTGACTGCCGGCTGAGAGGCCGAGATATTCACGTCAACGACCTACGCGACAAATTTTCTTCCATCAGCGACAACACTTCTGAGGTCACCTACAAGCGGCGCCGTGAGATAGAAATCTCGAAAGACACTTACCGTGGCCTATGGCGAGGGTCTTCAGTGCGTGATCTCTCCCACAAGTACCAGGACCCCGAACGccgccgcagcagcagcaagcggGGTTCTAGTCTGAGTCTTTCGCGTGAAGACTCAGGTTTAAGATCCCGAGGTTTGTGGACCAGTCTCAGTCTGGAACAAGTGAATGCCTTTCGAGACCACCTCGCGGAGATATATGGATCGATGCAGAGTATCCGAtcatggagggaaagaaaacaaagaaaccaaGACAAAGGACAGCACCGGGCTCAGCGGGAATTTGCTAACCACAAGGTCGACGTGGCAGAAACAGGGCGCGCCCTGGCTGACAAGCTGCGTACATTACATGGCCGTGCACCCTCCGAGCCTACAAAACGATCGCCTCCCAGGCACTCTTCTCCTACACGGACAACCAAAAGCACCAGCAGCCTTACGCAAGTAGAGGATCAGAGGCGACAGTTGTCAAAGCAGCTATCAATCGAATTCCAGGAAAAGGTTATGGAACAGAAGAGTTACCAAGGTCCAGAATCTGCCCCAGCCACTTTGGACACACTTCCCGTCCCTGACGTATCATTGTCCCTCAGCCCCGAGAGTCTCTCACGATCCTCACCTCGCACGTGCTACTCTCTCGACATATCAGATTCTTCTGAACCCAACTCTCTCAACTCGGACCAGTTACTGTTGGTGGTCCAGAAGCCCGGGAAGTCTGGCCGCAGCCAAAGCCTCCCCCCTGAACCAGCCAGTGACCCAGAATCTAGTGACTCGGAAGTATCGGTAAGAACTGTCGTACACAAGGACGTGGCAGGAAAAGTTAAGTTCTTTGAAAAACGAGCTCGTCGAAATTCGAGGTCCTCGGAGCGTCACTCTTCCCGCGGCAGCCAGCTCAACGTGGACGAGGTGCCCCACTATGCCACACTTCCATCTCGTCTCAAGCAACAGTCCCAGAGCAAACTCCTCTCCCCAAACTATCTCCCTGAGAGATCTGTCTCGTCCGTAAACCTGAACAGCAAGGCAGATGTTGCTTCGCAGGCGTGGCGCATATATGACAAGACCAATCCTGTCAGCGGATCTTCCCTCCAACGACTGGCTGACATGCCCCTGGAACAGCGGGACCAGAGAAATCCAACCTCCCACTCCCGGTCTTACTTGTACAACGTCAAGACAGGTGACGTCAATAGGCTGAAGCGTAGATTCGAGAGCCCCGAGGAGGCCAGGCGACGCACCAGGTCCTTGCCTAACGTGAACGGTCCTCTGTCTCGTGTGACGCCGACAGGAAGGACGGTGGTGCGAGGCCAGGAGTCGGGTGATGTGCAATTCATGAAGGCCAAATATGAAACTCCAAGACGGTCCCGCAGCCCTGAACGGTGGCAACCAGTCCGAGATGAGTACTTGCCCAAGTCTAAGCTAACATCTACCATGCAGACGCTGGCAAATCGCTCCATGGCGTTTCGGGAGCCGGATACTATTGAGAGACTTGCTCGCAGGGATTCTGTGGAGAAGGCCGTGCTGCGCCGCGTCCACACTGGCAACGTGGAGGCATCAGTCGATCGTCTTGAGAGCAGGCGATTAGATGCAGGCTCAAATGTGTCTATCATCGGCCAAATGTACACTTCCACTCCATCCATGAAGGAACTTGCCAACATGGCTCCTCTTATCCCACCTCGCCCTCCCCCGCCACTACTGGGTCCACAGAAGCCACAGAGGATGAACCGCAGTACCCCACAGCCTCTTCTGACTTCAACGCCCACACCTTCACCCATTGATGTACGAGCTGCTCATAAACAGCGAGCCTTGAGCGTGCAAGAACCAGTTTGTCCACCTCCGATGATGGTCCAACCCCCACCAGGCTCCTCGACCACTTTTAAACGTCAGTCTGGCTATAATGCCGATGCACACCGCCCCAAGGCGCGCTACATCCCACAGGAATCATACGGGAGCGGGTCCCCAACTAGAGCTGCTCGTTACGGAGGAGCCAATTGGACACAGTCACTGGAGCGCCCTCAGCGGGTGACGCGTGCCATGACTCACTCCGCGCCACCGTCCGCCTCCGACCAGCGTAGCTACTACCACCACGCCGGCCGACACCCTTCTGATATGCGAAAATCATCTTCCCCTGCCGATTATCACACGTACTCCCAGCCTTACTCCCAATCGACCTATGCCATCGCCCAACCGTCAAGCCACCGCCCTCACGATTCCCTTAGTCCGGGGCGGGAGCAGAGCTACGGCAGCAAGGCAGTCTCCTGGAAAGGTGCAAGAGTTTTGTCTTAACGTTCTGGATATGAATGTTTGGACTCTTCCTCCTCGGTGGTGGCTTTTCTGTCGTTCTACTGTTGTTTTCCTCCTCAGTAGTGGTTGGAGCGTCGACTTCGGCGGGCCCGTCCAACAAGCACTTTTTccccatgtattttttttttcattgatactTCTATCTTGGTCTTGCTACTGTCTTTTGCATACACCTTTCAAAACGTTTTTTCCATCGTCCTCAGTCACAGATAATGTTGACCTTACACATCTTTCCAACGCCTCGTAAGACATTCACGAGTGGGCCAAGGAGAGCACATTCTTGCCGCATCCTGTCCTTCCTCCCACAGGGGACCCAAAATGGTTTCAAGGTGCTCTTTTTATGCATTGTTGATTTAGGCTATTCTTAGGTTCTCTTGGTAAGTGTTTGGCAGTGTGTTGATCCCTCGAGTGAGTGTGCCGAAGGTCACTCTGATTCACGTTGAAGCCGATGGGAggtaacacactctctctctctctctctctctctctctctctctcgtatgaaaTTTTGATTGAATGTTcgtttttttaattatttgtcTTGTTCTCCCCACATCCATTCtgtgtttccttttgtttgtcgGGTTCATCCTCTTTATTTaacttttcccattctctccgtTCCCTgcgttctcgttttctctttccctccacgttatctcttccctttcccgccAATATTTCTTATCTCTGATCCACTTCTCCTGAATCAACGCGACTCTCAAGACCTGTCGCTATGCctactctgttttccttctccgtcactccctccacactctctctctctctctctctctctctctctctctctctctctctctctcatatttttctttgtttaatatAGCGCTTACTTCCCCTCAACCTCCTCACCTCTCTAATTATTTTATCCGACTTCTTCACTCCTCCTTACCATAACTCTAGCTTCATATTTTACTCTCTacgcctttctccctctttccatccctccctctctctcttaaactcatttgccgtatttttttatttgcctttccctcccctctctcccacctttcatctcccctcttcactCCACACACcaacaccttccttttttttcatttatttttcttccctcaaaaGTTTCGTTCCTGCCCCACCTTCCGTCAGCCCCACCACCCCTCACAGTGTCCCTGTTCTGCCTCAGAGCCCCTGATCGGTCCCCTACCGTTCTCTTACCTGTCATCGGCGCAGCGTTCACCTCCCGCGCGGCCAGGTAATGAAGGCAAATCACTGTCCACCTGTTGGCCGCCTTGCAACCAACCTGGCTAGTGGGTGCATAACCTGGCTAGTGACTGCAGCATAACTAGTGTAAAAAGGATAAACTGTGGCTATATATTCAGAGGATCTGCAACATGGTTTCAGAGATGCAcgcaacagtgtgtgtgtgtgtgtgtgtgtgtgtgtgtgtgtgtgtgtgtgtgtgtgtgagagagagagagagagagagagagagagagagagagagagagagagagagagagagagagagagagagagagagagagagagagagagagcgtgtgttgGTGTCAGTAAATTAATTAACATGGAAGTAAAGAGACTAtcgtgttttcctcctctttatctattacTATTTCATGTTGTTTTGCTCTATTAAGTTCATCAAAGATTCTTTTTTCAAACGTGTATATTCCATTATGTCCTCAGTGTTGCTTTTACTAACTGTCCTGGGTGCTACACGTgtgactggtgtgtgtgttgtgtcggAGTGTGTGTTGGAACTGTTGCTGTTGAAACTGTGGTGCAGACTTCTCCTCTTGCAGCCGTGTATATAACAATGGGAAGAGATCAAGTACGCGTAATGGTATAAATTGTAGTGTACCATTAACCCTCCTCCCACCCGCCcgcccaccctccttccttccctccctctctcccttcctcccctgctctctcca
The DNA window shown above is from Eriocheir sinensis breed Jianghai 21 chromosome 26, ASM2467909v1, whole genome shotgun sequence and carries:
- the LOC127003793 gene encoding uncharacterized protein LOC127003793 isoform X4 is translated as MVKMLKFENPPRLSAFKCSTLPLDKPTNNFAKMRRILRASGAGGEGRQDPPSLPVPTVPPYPIELFENNPDLGHTNRAFNLTDEFLEANNLKTRTSSSSAESRAASDDLPSVRSSPEGAVYNVSGGTVRSLTAFESEERTPQDSSPRGSEVTTLSDEASLGKQSFRSTGSRGPSGSSSSSSSVPNGESSPVTQSSSVSSTHSDSTVPNDDPLPNAGTPTNGGAAANDGPLPNGDTPANSGSVSYSGAMSNRGFIPNVDPISDCEQNNGNASSNGGPLTNNNSTCKSDNISNGAAPANGGPNGKPSSNDGESDYEVPASVDNYLLKRNPVPVTRGPAPRSPIRNGAPIYHGAPTYNGAAMLNGAPIPNGAPMFNRAPMYNGAPVFNDGPLPNGVPAPRFFVPTHGAVFNGRGPPNWSHNAAMSLPYGGTSYSRGQHDPRSPPQGRGPVRHSSSGRLVAKSASLSLGGPVTPVHRGRVGGSLNFSRVGQQLHPSGTFYPDGRHRMERDAPPPPPPPPHPGMTGVVGQAGGATAGAAPPYRPPINHSKTGRSSGDQVCPASVSGPPNERSPHHPSVSTTAEGTTSKASIPIYSQVCKAKKTRKAPSGNAPVSEASAPARRITVPRSSAPPNTVVRRDERQNTRHPSHATPSRSDGSPLYEDLREFEDEGAEERQYNIEVKIDYSRGSKYQMETRHIVTTKNKNGERTQQIQSAPEGPKTTPSTSENRREKTISKKLREVGEMKNFRLGVIHVIRVGKWRFVALCCCGNTSRYVHQPGRIENYVPGYSSLAEKELKRNPEADVKLESQSQEPPPVSVNHRYGSQKMSMTHALKESGYESDSTLVFKKREDARRLAPDPRKTSQVYRQIQRGGDIPITGLQKPNPPKPKEEYYVVYSDLDLGLHHPSLSDLLLPYTYIQAMPPPSKPPVPTFGDRKRSAPSRVVMAPSPPRRISSKWHPSLLKPLMKDRPPVPSARSTSAERVRETRALYSTWHREKVARSREKLGTSPTKTTSLGRSLSAAKQTQEVRENFLKTRRTVSESRFTIEDRENSPPRRTSAPAKAKTPLRHYESRDKLHRKSSQRDLHVERGLPGRQQDHVASPAPGHSRSLSADASRKWSSGSADSGRNVMRHTVSSMNKIKRTSLQQNHIEGPCQPSRSSSTDSTCRRRPSTCLSPEPQPPMRKTGVSRKDSRSRGSPYSDVSLEASDDKKLKQSESFDTTQSNETGYSSMIDLSPSPTPDRKLPVEDREKRPRKRSEPPPPRAQSSPVRRSRFSTCFVEQRNKWEAITRGDAESGRLSRSTSRSTSPLRSLQLVRQVSSSFKDIPAEVSISSPGPRRSRSLDILTPSPHSHPHRYRQYIIELRNAAPRNARISQLRRLFTSLERVHRLERSVSSVELSAAESRSHAIIDFETWKGLREKERKALEYNVLLKELDVAQKEKEFLYKVTPEKKWSGDCRLRGRDIHVNDLRDKFSSISDNTSEVTYKRRREIEISKDTYRGLWRGSSVRDLSHKYQDPERRRSSSKRGSSLSLSREDSGLRSRGLWTSLSLEQVNAFRDHLAEIYGSMQSIRSWRERKQRNQDKGQHRAQREFANHKVDVAETGRALADKLRTLHGRAPSEPTKRSPPRHSSPTRTTKSTSSLTQVEDQRRQLSKQLSIEFQEKVMEQKSYQGPESAPATLDTLPVPDVSLSLSPESLSRSSPRTCYSLDISDSSEPNSLNSDQLLLVVQKPGKSGRSQSLPPEPASDPESSDSEVSVRTVVHKDVAGKVKFFEKRARRNSRSSERHSSRGSQLNVDEVPHYATLPSRLKQQSQSKLLSPNYLPERSVSSVNLNSKADVASQAWRIYDKTNPVSGSSLQRLADMPLEQRDQRNPTSHSRSYLYNVKTGDVNRLKRRFESPEEARRRTRSLPNVNGPLSRVTPTGRTVVRGQESGDVQFMKAKYETPRRSRSPERWQPVRDEYLPKSKLTSTMQTLANRSMAFREPDTIERLARRDSVEKAVLRRVHTGNVEASVDRLESRRLDAGSNVSIIGQMYTSTPSMKELANMAPLIPPRPPPPLLGPQKPQRMNRSTPQPLLTSTPTPSPIDVRAAHKQRALSVQEPVCPPPMMVQPPPGSSTTFKRQSGYNADAHRPKARYIPQESYGSGSPTRAARYGGANWTQSLERPQRVTRAMTHSAPPSASDQRSYYHHAGRHPSDMRKSSSPADYHTYSQPYSQSTYAIAQPSSHRPHDSLSPGREQSYGSKAVSWKEPLIGPLPFSYLSSAQRSPPARPESPYKYESGEVNIHYRTPVRIEQKESIPEEELARRQEEHMKKVYENERRKKYLAELEDIERRRHTDNFTSPQARRRYLSTLKVVSRLFSSVFSLVRSKHNHPKATSPDFEVHIDNEIRKWDREMMHCVNGDCSNDGMGVYISEEVYV